Below is a genomic region from Echinicola rosea.
GTGGAAGTAAAAGCCGACGAATGGAACAACATCCAAATCCTGATCAACTATCAAGCGGCGTATTAAACGGATCTGTGGTAATCAGGATTTGAAATCCCCTTTCCACCTTTGTGAATAGCACCAACATCCATAGGGATGTATTTTTCAGGAAACGTATATGCGTTAGCCTGAAGGCTACGGTCTGTGCCATGCTGGGAAGCATGACGAAGCAATCTCGTTAACAAAGGAAAGATGGCTTCACTCCGTCGTACGACCTTCCATATGACGTTTTTTTATGAATCCCTAATTTTAGTGAGCCACAGGCTCAACTTTAAACCCGGAATATGCATTAGCCTATCTGTTGCGACCTGAAACTGTTTCAAAATCAGCCGTTTCACTTTAGTTTTCGGCAAAACCGTAGCGGTGCTACGCTAATGCCTCCAAACTAACTGATTTTCTTGCAATTTCAGCTCTCACTACGATTCCTAATGCATAATCCGAGTTAAACGTCCCTCAGTACAACTGAAGGGACAACCGGACCGAAATGGATCAAACCTCAAATTGTTTTAAAATGAATCGCTACGGTTTTATAAAAAAATTTCCAATCCCCATGCAACCCTTTTTGCTTAACTTGTATCTACCTTATTGAAACCCTCCTCCTGTCGGTCAATGAGACTGGAGAAAGAGTTTTAAAAACCTTAAGACATTTTCGAGGGAACGCAAAAAGCAATGTTTATCAGAAAAACTTTTACCACTGAATCCGCCATCATACAAGGATGCCTCAAGGGAAATCGTAATGCCCAGAAGCACCTGTATGATCACTATTCTGGAAAGTTTCTGATCATATGCCGAAGGTATATCAAAGACCGTGACCTTGCGGAGGATGTGATGATCGAAGGGTTTATGAAAATATTTGAAAAATTGGATCAATATGAAGCCAAGGGCAGTTTTGAGGGATGGATGAAGCGCATTATCGTCACCCAATCACTGCTTACGCTTAGAAAAAACCAAAAACTGTCCATGGAAGTAAACTTGGACTACGAACTGGAGACGAGCTTGCCCCAATATGAATTTGTGGACATGGAAGCCAACGAACTATTGGAAATGATCCATGAATTGCCACTCGGCTACCAGACGGTTTTTAACCTGTACGCCATAGAAGGATACAGTCATGCAGAGATCAGTGATCTTTTGGGGATTTCGGAAAACACGTCCAAATCCCAACTCAGCAGGGCCAGGGCCATGCTAAAACAAAAAATCACCCAGTTACAGTTAAAAGAAAGGAGAATCAATGGATAAGCAGCAACATCCCATAGACAAATTGTTCCGCGACAAACTGGAGCAGCACCATGAAAAGCCAAGCAGATTGGCCTGGGAACGACTGGAGTCCCAACTGGAACCCAACAAGTCCGGCAACAAATGGGGCTGGATGCGTGCAGCAGCCGTGTTTATTGGTATCATAGGCCTAGCCTACCTGCTCTGGCAATATGCACCTGTCCAACAACCAACAGCACCTCAAATCGCTGAAAAAACAGCAGAAAAGGATCTGCTACCGAATGAGGACAGCAAAACCGCTCCACAACCAACAATCACAGACCAACCAGCTTCAGAAGAAGTAAAAGCGCCGATAGCCGAAAAAGAACAGCCAGAAAACAAACAAAACACAACAAAGCCTACTGGGCAGGAACCCTCCGCCAAAACCTCTAAAACACCCGTAAAACCGGTCCAAAAAGACATCCAACAGGAGCAGGTTGCGGAGCTCAACCAAAAGGGTACCGCAGTACCAAAGGCTGATATCAAACCGCTACCACAACTTGAAGTACCCTCGCCCGATATGGAGGAGCTTATTGCCGAAAACACCACGGTAACCACGGAGAAAGAAGCAGCTGTTCCCTATAAAGTAAGCATTAAGTCGAGTGGCATCAGCGAAAAACCCAAAAAGGAAAAACTCGTCGAAGAAATCGGCAACAAGATCAATACACTAGGTGGCCTATTGGGCAAAGTAGATCAAGGATATGCAGACCTGCAGGATGCAAAAAACAATCTCTTTGCAGCACTGATCACCAAAAACGAAACAAAATAAGCAACAACATTAACTTTAGGAACGATGAAAAGATACCTTTTGGCCTTGATTTTATTGGCCTTAGCACACACTTCCTTTGCCTCAGGAGGGACTGATAGTGTTTCCACAGCGGCAAAGGACAGCATTATCGTAGAATATGGCCATTCAGGAAAAATCGTCATCCTCGTCGATAACAAGGAGGATTTTGAAAAATTAAAAATCCTGGATGTCAACCAGATCATTGATGAATTGGATTTGGAACTGGACGAGGACACAGGCGACCTTACCGTGGTGGAGATCAGTGACAAGGACGGCCACAGCAAAGAAATCGTCAAAGTAGAAGAAGGTGGTGCCGAAACGGCCGTTTCCGTAGGAAGAATAAAGGTCATCGTGGACGAATCCGGCCCTACCACCAAAGTACGTGTGGAAAAAACCAAGAAGCCAGAACCCAGCTTCCGGACCTATTTTAACGTGGACCTGGGCATCAACAACTACCTCAGGGATGGTGGTGGATTCCCCACTTCCGACCAGCCTTATGCCGTCAAAGGCTGGGGAAGCTGGAATGTAGGCCTAAACCTGATGGCCAGTCAGCGCCTGTCCAAAGGCTTCTATTGGGATTTTGGACTTGGCGTACAATGGTACAACTTCAAGTTTGAAAACCGCGACTACCAAGCTGTCCGGGGAGACCAAAACATCGAGTTCATTCAACGCACTGATGTGGATGGCTTCAAAAGTAAAGTTTCCGCTTCCTACCTAACTGCCATGACCCTGCTCAAAGTGGACTTTGGGAGAATGAATGACAATGGCAACAAAGGCCTAAAAATTGCCGCTGGCCCCTATTTTGGCTACCGGGTAGGCGGAAGGAGCAAGTACGTATATCGTGAAATAGGCGGCTCCGGCAGGCACAAAGACAAGCTGAACACCGGGATCTACCTGAACAATATCCGCTATGGTATCCGTGGTGAAATCGGCATTGGTCGCGTCACATTTTTCTCTACTTATGACCTGAACGAACTCTATCAAGATGGCAAAGGCCCTACCAGTGAATCCCTACACCCGATTACCTTTGGTCTCGTTTTTTAAACAAACCTTCCCACACACTAAACACATTACCATGAAAAATCTTTTGACACATATCAGCTTAGTAGCTTACCTGTTTTTAGCGGCAAGCACGACGGCCCTTGGCCAATCGAAAATTGAAAAAAGTTTCGAAAACATTCATAAATTGGATATCGAAGGCGGCAGTATTGAAATTTCCTATCAAGGGAATGCGGGACAAGACCTGATCGAGGTCGTGGCAGATTTGGGCAATGACGAAGATGCCGGCAAAAACCTGGTCTTTGTGACCATCGGCAATACCCTCAAAATCTCCTACCAAACCCCTTCCAACAGCTGGAAAAACAATAATAAAGGTAAAAGGTATGTGCGGATCACAGGACCTGAAGTAATCGACCTAAGTGCCGTCAATTCTTCCGGAAAAATGTACATCAGCACGGTAAAATCAGACAAAATCTACCTTAAAGCAAGTTCTGGAATGATCGAAGCTGAGGACCTCACCGGAGATCTGGACATCAAGGCATCATCCGGAAAGATCTCCCTAAAGCGTGTCACGGGAAATGTCCTCTGCAAGGTCAGTAGTGGCATGGCAGCACTTGAATACATAAAGGGAAACACAGACATCACCTCCAGTAGTGGAAAAATCGAAGCCAATCACATTGCCGGCGAGGTGAACGTCAGCGTCACTTCTGGCAGCGCTTCCCTAGAAGACATCGCTACCGTCGGCAGCATGAAGCTTTCTTCTGGTCATGTAAAGGCCAAAAAAGTAGGTTTCGGCCCCAATACCAGCTTTAACGGCAATTCAGGAGCCTTTCACATCAAAGCCAATGCAGACTTGGCCAGGTACAATTACGACTTAAGCGCCGGCAGTGGAATGGTCAAAGTAGGTGGAAGCCATTCCAGCGACCACTTGGTCATCAACAACCAAGGTACTTATACCATCACTGGAAAAATCGGATCGGGAATGATTTCCATTGAGTAAAAATCGATTTCCCTTTTCACTGGGGAACTTTCTATGCTGCCTTGAGAAATTTGACGTTGAAAAATCAAAAAAGTAAGCCCG
It encodes:
- a CDS encoding RNA polymerase sigma factor → MFIRKTFTTESAIIQGCLKGNRNAQKHLYDHYSGKFLIICRRYIKDRDLAEDVMIEGFMKIFEKLDQYEAKGSFEGWMKRIIVTQSLLTLRKNQKLSMEVNLDYELETSLPQYEFVDMEANELLEMIHELPLGYQTVFNLYAIEGYSHAEISDLLGISENTSKSQLSRARAMLKQKITQLQLKERRING
- a CDS encoding DUF4097 family beta strand repeat-containing protein encodes the protein MKNLLTHISLVAYLFLAASTTALGQSKIEKSFENIHKLDIEGGSIEISYQGNAGQDLIEVVADLGNDEDAGKNLVFVTIGNTLKISYQTPSNSWKNNNKGKRYVRITGPEVIDLSAVNSSGKMYISTVKSDKIYLKASSGMIEAEDLTGDLDIKASSGKISLKRVTGNVLCKVSSGMAALEYIKGNTDITSSSGKIEANHIAGEVNVSVTSGSASLEDIATVGSMKLSSGHVKAKKVGFGPNTSFNGNSGAFHIKANADLARYNYDLSAGSGMVKVGGSHSSDHLVINNQGTYTITGKIGSGMISIE
- a CDS encoding outer membrane beta-barrel protein; this encodes MKRYLLALILLALAHTSFASGGTDSVSTAAKDSIIVEYGHSGKIVILVDNKEDFEKLKILDVNQIIDELDLELDEDTGDLTVVEISDKDGHSKEIVKVEEGGAETAVSVGRIKVIVDESGPTTKVRVEKTKKPEPSFRTYFNVDLGINNYLRDGGGFPTSDQPYAVKGWGSWNVGLNLMASQRLSKGFYWDFGLGVQWYNFKFENRDYQAVRGDQNIEFIQRTDVDGFKSKVSASYLTAMTLLKVDFGRMNDNGNKGLKIAAGPYFGYRVGGRSKYVYREIGGSGRHKDKLNTGIYLNNIRYGIRGEIGIGRVTFFSTYDLNELYQDGKGPTSESLHPITFGLVF